The window TCCATTCATGGCCATCCGTCGTTTGCTTACCCCTACTTTTCGGGTTACGATGATGAAAAAGGCGATGGCGATGGGTTGGGATACAATATTAACTATCCGTTATCGGAGAATATTGATGGAATCCTTTACCGAAAAACATTGGAAAAAGCACTCAAAAAAATCAATGCCTTCGCCCCAGACTACTTAATTGTAGCCCTTGGCCTTGACGTTGCAAAGGGCGACCCTACCGGAACGTGGTCCCTTACTGCTCAGGATTTTTACGAGAACGGAGCTTTGATTGGAAAACTTAAACTCCGCACTCTAGTAGTGCAGGAAGGTGGCTATAAAACTGAAAACATCGGAATTAACGCGAAAAACTTCTTCCGAGGAATGGTTGACGGCAATCCCGATTCGGGAAAACCAAACACCACAAAAAAGAAATAAAACAACCCCGATTAAAACATGAACAGGCTCCAAAACAAAGGCAATTCAACTATACTAAGTGGAGTAAGTAAATATTAAAAAACGAGAATCAGATGAAAGCAGGAATAACATACGACAGCAAAAGCACTTACCTCCAGAATGGCTTCACCAAGGAGGAAGTGGCCGAGTTTGACTCGGACGAGACCATTGAAGGTATTGAAAATGCCCTTCAAACGTTAGGGTTCACCACCGAACGGATTGGCAACATAGGTGAATTAACAAAAGCACTTACTGCAGGTAATCGCTGGGACATTGTTTTCAACATTGCCGAGGGCGTTTATGGTATCGGCCGCGAAGCACAAGTTCCGGCACTTCTGGATGCCTATAAAATCCCCTACGTTTTCTCCGACCCCTTAGTGTTATGCCTAACCCTGCATAAGGGAATAACGAAGCATGTGGTCCGTGATTGCGGCATTCCAACGGCTCCGTTCAAGGTGGTGGAAACCATGACTGACCTTAAAAAAGTAAACCTAAACTATCCCCTATTTATAAAACCAGTGGCCGAAGGTACTGGGAAAGGTATCTCAGGAAAATCGTTGATCAAGACACAAAAAGAGTTAGCCCAATGGACTGAAGTGTTGCTAGAGCAATTCAAGCAACCCGTATTGGTTGAGGAGTATCTACCCGGAAGGGAATTTACTGTTGGAATTATTGGCACAGGGGAACAAGCCAGCGCCATTGGAATTATGGAGGTGCATATTGTCGATAAAAGCGAGGATGCCATCTACTCCCTGTTTAACAAGGAAAATTATGAAACCAGAGTAGAATAC is drawn from Williamwhitmania taraxaci and contains these coding sequences:
- a CDS encoding D-alanine--D-alanine ligase family protein, translating into MKAGITYDSKSTYLQNGFTKEEVAEFDSDETIEGIENALQTLGFTTERIGNIGELTKALTAGNRWDIVFNIAEGVYGIGREAQVPALLDAYKIPYVFSDPLVLCLTLHKGITKHVVRDCGIPTAPFKVVETMTDLKKVNLNYPLFIKPVAEGTGKGISGKSLIKTQKELAQWTEVLLEQFKQPVLVEEYLPGREFTVGIIGTGEQASAIGIMEVHIVDKSEDAIYSLFNKENYETRVEYSLPEKGVSKLCYKVALDAWRALGCMDGGRVDLRMDKNGVPNFIEVNPLAGLNPIHSDLPILSYKAGITYLELIERIMKSATQRLNLQMPKPCLQEVR